In Marinicauda algicola, one DNA window encodes the following:
- a CDS encoding amidohydrolase family protein, translating into MSHDWVKLDKTVRTRLAETTEADSPIPARIVSNGEYTPPPQSRQQAAVQVELGRLAEIFAPQLGLGRRDFLRSSLGMAAAFAALNSVFGSNYAVAQDEYADPDSAAERALLYRDQYIFDGHLHFVHDDYAWPGILGFRNAARAMGALAADARPPTFEDVKFGNFIKEVFFDSDTTAGIVTTATSDDPSKVFLSNAQISTDVDRFNAATGSQRLFKQCAFHPGAPGWRDQIEEAIAIHRPLSWKGYTIGDPLTPHSRHPWRLDDEDLVYPAFERFAQAGITTVCIHKGLVPGNYADVIPDLWRHAIVDDVGKAARDWQQLNFVIYHAALQPVVLFDPAFKQRFEETGRMNWVSDLADIPARFGVSNVYADVGTSFGQGAITEPRLAAALMAILVKGLGEDRVLWGSDSVWWGSPQWQIEAFRRIEVAEDLQERFSLPALGSGQGALKTRIFGENSAALYRLPDSQRTVAGFAGDGLAQAKAAYVEAGPERSNAVYGFVREMDGQ; encoded by the coding sequence ATGAGTCACGACTGGGTCAAGCTCGACAAGACGGTCCGTACCCGTCTGGCGGAGACGACGGAGGCCGACTCGCCCATCCCGGCGCGGATCGTCTCCAACGGAGAGTACACGCCACCGCCCCAAAGCCGGCAGCAGGCTGCGGTCCAGGTCGAACTCGGCCGCCTCGCCGAGATCTTCGCTCCGCAGCTCGGCCTCGGCCGGCGCGACTTCCTGCGCTCATCGCTGGGGATGGCCGCGGCCTTCGCCGCGCTCAACTCCGTCTTCGGGTCGAATTATGCCGTCGCCCAGGACGAGTACGCCGACCCCGACTCCGCCGCGGAGCGAGCGCTGCTCTACCGGGACCAGTACATCTTCGACGGCCATCTGCACTTCGTCCACGACGACTACGCCTGGCCGGGCATCCTCGGCTTCCGCAATGCCGCGCGCGCGATGGGTGCACTTGCGGCCGATGCCCGCCCGCCCACCTTCGAGGACGTCAAGTTCGGGAACTTCATCAAGGAGGTCTTCTTTGACTCCGACACCACGGCGGGGATCGTGACCACTGCGACCTCGGACGATCCCTCCAAGGTATTTCTCTCCAACGCCCAGATTTCCACCGATGTCGACCGCTTCAATGCGGCGACCGGGAGCCAGCGGTTGTTCAAGCAGTGTGCCTTCCATCCCGGAGCCCCGGGATGGCGGGACCAGATCGAGGAGGCGATCGCGATTCACCGGCCGCTGTCGTGGAAGGGCTACACGATCGGCGATCCGCTCACGCCGCACTCCAGGCACCCCTGGCGGCTCGATGACGAGGACCTCGTCTATCCCGCTTTTGAGCGGTTCGCGCAGGCCGGCATCACGACGGTGTGCATCCACAAGGGCCTGGTTCCGGGCAATTACGCCGACGTGATCCCCGATCTCTGGCGCCACGCCATCGTAGACGACGTCGGCAAGGCCGCCCGCGACTGGCAGCAGCTGAACTTCGTGATCTATCACGCCGCGCTCCAGCCGGTCGTGTTGTTTGATCCCGCCTTCAAGCAGCGCTTCGAGGAGACGGGCCGGATGAACTGGGTGTCCGATCTCGCCGACATCCCGGCCCGCTTCGGCGTATCGAACGTCTATGCCGACGTGGGCACGTCCTTCGGTCAGGGCGCGATTACCGAGCCGCGCCTCGCCGCCGCGCTGATGGCGATCCTGGTCAAGGGGCTCGGGGAGGACAGGGTGCTCTGGGGCAGCGACTCGGTCTGGTGGGGCTCGCCGCAGTGGCAGATCGAGGCGTTCCGGCGAATCGAGGTCGCCGAGGACCTGCAGGAGCGCTTCAGCCTGCCGGCACTGGGCTCGGGCCAGGGGGCGCTAAAGACCAGGATATTCGGTGAGAACAGCGCGGCCCTCTACCGTCTGCCGGATTCGCAGCGGACGGTGGCGGGTTTCGCGGGCGACGGCCTGGCGCAGGCGAAGGCCGCCTATGTCGAGGCCGGGCCGGAGCGATCGAACGCTGTTTACGGCTTCGTCCGGGAGATGGACGGGCAGTGA
- a CDS encoding ATP-dependent helicase: MSLSISEQARPTPPGGRARYLEGLNPEQRAAVEATEGPVLVLAGAGTGKTRVLTTRLAHILATGRARPFELLAVTFTNKAAREMKHRVGQLIGEAVEGVPWLGTFHSVAAQILRRHAELVELKSSFTILDTDDQLRLIKQILQAEGIDEKRWTPRHFGSLLDGWKNKGLTPERIPEEDKWAFADGKAQDLYRLYQERLQVLNACDFGDLLLHNLTIFKQNPDVLKDYHRRFKYLLVDEYQDTNVAQYLWLRLLAQGSKNICCVGDDDQSIYGWRGAEVDNILRFETDFPGATVIRLERNYRSTEHILGAASGLIAANKSRLGKTLWTEDTGGDRVQVRGLWDGEAEARFVADEIESHVRAGGSHADIAVLVRASWQMRAFEDRFIMLGLPYKVIGGPRFFERAEVRDAHAYMRLVRSPEDDLAFERVVNTPKRGIGDTSIQKLAQAARSARVPMVEAARLMVTTDEIRGKARTGLQQFLRDLDRWRELSEEMRHDELAEIVLDESGYTAMWREDKSPQAAGRLDNLKELVRSMGEFDTLESYLEHVALVTDLDRAEEGDEVSLMTLHAAKGLEFPLVFLPGWEETVFPSQRSLDEGGTASLEEERRLAYVGITRARERAVISFTANRMIFGRWQAVIPSRFIDELPPAHVEAKSETGYYDAGPGFEGVSEPADAFRSTYESPGWKRFQAAQASGSRRDPGVIEGKAQLIESGGMHGPGGKYRPGDRVFHQKFGYGTVRQADGAKLTVAFDKAGTKKVVDSFVGDAP, encoded by the coding sequence ATGTCCCTGTCCATTTCCGAGCAGGCCCGGCCGACCCCGCCGGGTGGGCGCGCCCGCTATCTCGAAGGGCTCAATCCAGAGCAGCGCGCGGCGGTCGAGGCGACCGAGGGCCCGGTGCTGGTGCTCGCCGGCGCGGGTACGGGCAAGACGCGCGTTCTGACGACGCGCCTGGCGCACATCCTCGCCACCGGCCGCGCCCGGCCGTTCGAATTGCTGGCGGTGACCTTCACCAACAAGGCCGCGCGCGAGATGAAGCACCGCGTGGGCCAGCTGATCGGCGAGGCGGTCGAGGGCGTGCCCTGGCTCGGCACCTTCCACTCCGTCGCCGCGCAGATCCTGCGCCGCCACGCCGAGCTGGTGGAGCTGAAATCGAGCTTCACCATCCTGGACACCGACGACCAGCTGCGCCTCATCAAGCAGATCCTCCAGGCCGAGGGCATCGACGAGAAGCGCTGGACGCCGCGCCATTTCGGCTCGCTGCTGGACGGCTGGAAAAACAAGGGGCTGACCCCGGAACGGATCCCGGAAGAGGACAAGTGGGCCTTCGCCGACGGCAAGGCGCAGGACCTCTACCGCCTCTACCAGGAGCGCCTGCAGGTGCTGAACGCCTGCGATTTCGGCGACCTGCTCCTACACAACCTGACGATCTTCAAGCAGAACCCGGACGTGCTGAAGGACTATCACCGCCGGTTCAAATACCTGCTGGTGGACGAGTACCAGGACACCAATGTCGCGCAGTATCTCTGGCTGCGCCTCTTGGCCCAGGGTTCGAAGAACATCTGCTGTGTGGGCGATGACGACCAGTCCATCTATGGCTGGCGCGGGGCGGAGGTCGACAACATCCTGCGCTTCGAGACCGATTTTCCCGGCGCCACGGTGATCCGGCTCGAACGCAATTACCGCTCGACCGAGCACATTCTCGGCGCCGCGTCGGGCCTCATCGCCGCCAACAAGTCGCGCCTCGGCAAGACGCTGTGGACCGAGGACACCGGCGGGGACAGAGTTCAGGTGCGCGGCCTGTGGGACGGAGAGGCCGAGGCCCGCTTCGTCGCCGACGAGATCGAGTCCCATGTGCGCGCCGGCGGGTCGCATGCCGACATCGCGGTGCTGGTGCGCGCCTCCTGGCAGATGCGCGCCTTCGAGGACCGCTTCATCATGCTGGGCCTGCCTTACAAGGTGATCGGCGGCCCGCGCTTCTTCGAGCGCGCCGAGGTGCGCGACGCCCACGCCTACATGCGCCTGGTGCGCTCGCCGGAGGACGATCTCGCCTTCGAGCGGGTGGTCAACACCCCCAAGCGCGGCATCGGCGACACCTCGATCCAGAAGCTCGCCCAGGCTGCCCGCTCGGCGCGCGTGCCGATGGTGGAGGCGGCCCGGCTGATGGTCACCACCGACGAGATCCGCGGCAAGGCGAGGACGGGCCTGCAGCAATTCCTGCGCGATCTCGACCGCTGGCGCGAGCTGTCCGAAGAGATGCGCCACGACGAGCTCGCCGAGATCGTGCTCGACGAGAGCGGCTACACGGCCATGTGGCGCGAGGACAAGAGCCCGCAGGCGGCCGGACGCCTCGACAACCTGAAGGAGCTCGTCCGCTCCATGGGCGAGTTCGACACGCTGGAATCCTATCTCGAGCACGTCGCCCTCGTCACCGATCTCGACCGCGCCGAGGAGGGCGACGAGGTCTCGCTGATGACGCTGCACGCCGCCAAGGGGCTGGAATTCCCGCTGGTCTTCCTGCCCGGGTGGGAGGAGACGGTGTTCCCCTCCCAGCGCTCGCTCGACGAGGGCGGCACGGCGAGCCTGGAGGAAGAGCGGCGCCTGGCCTATGTCGGCATCACGCGGGCGCGCGAGCGCGCGGTGATCAGCTTCACCGCCAACCGGATGATCTTCGGACGCTGGCAGGCGGTGATCCCCTCCCGCTTCATCGACGAGCTTCCCCCCGCCCATGTCGAGGCGAAATCGGAGACCGGCTATTACGATGCCGGCCCCGGCTTCGAGGGCGTGTCGGAGCCGGCCGACGCCTTCCGCTCCACCTACGAGAGCCCGGGCTGGAAGCGCTTCCAGGCGGCCCAGGCCTCCGGGAGCCGGCGCGATCCGGGCGTCATCGAGGGCAAGGCCCAGCTCATCGAGAGCGGCGGCATGCACGGGCCGGGCGGCAAGTACCGCCCCGGCGACCGCGTCTTCCACCAGAAATTCGGCTACGGCACGGTCAGGCAGGCCGACGGCGCCAAGCTCACCGTCGCCTTCGACAAGGCCGGGACGAAGAAGGTCGTCGACAGCTTCGTGGGCGACGCGCCTTAG
- a CDS encoding sulfotransferase, which translates to MQAAGTESEAAIARLFPRLHERPDLYLYAFEPITGTADLIVMDEADYARASFLNPGILTAQTLGARVPLFRVIEAAEAAPRTRPVHFIFHQGHTGSTLLSRLLDATGSTLGLREPWPLLTLAEHHDVLDTPEAVLSPDAYARLRDALLALWSRSFRPGQTAVVKASSHGERIGADLLAAAPDARAVTLHLPPEPYLATTLARANVHADLLGFARERMRRLVAMFGEVSEPLHALSTGELAAMAWLVERASQRAMLDGEALAARVLDLDFETLLAGPEETLARVAAHFELGADAAAVRRAVTGPVMSRYSKAPGQSYSARVRAERLDAARAAHGTEIARGLSWLERMGEKAPLAGRIASAFF; encoded by the coding sequence ATGCAGGCTGCCGGAACAGAGAGCGAGGCCGCGATCGCGCGGCTGTTTCCCCGGCTGCACGAGCGGCCGGACCTCTATCTCTACGCCTTCGAGCCGATCACCGGGACGGCCGATCTCATCGTCATGGACGAGGCGGACTACGCCCGGGCGAGCTTTCTCAATCCGGGCATCCTGACCGCGCAGACGCTGGGTGCACGCGTTCCGCTGTTTCGCGTCATCGAGGCGGCCGAAGCCGCCCCGCGGACGCGGCCCGTGCACTTCATCTTCCACCAAGGCCATACCGGCTCGACCCTGCTCTCGCGCCTGCTGGACGCGACGGGCAGCACGCTCGGCCTGCGCGAGCCCTGGCCGCTGCTCACCCTTGCCGAGCATCACGATGTGCTGGACACGCCGGAGGCCGTGCTCTCGCCGGACGCCTATGCGCGCCTGCGCGACGCGCTGCTGGCACTCTGGTCGCGCAGCTTCCGGCCCGGGCAGACGGCCGTGGTCAAGGCGTCCAGCCATGGCGAGCGGATCGGGGCCGATCTCCTTGCCGCGGCGCCGGACGCGCGCGCCGTCACGCTGCATCTGCCGCCCGAGCCCTATCTCGCCACGACGCTCGCGCGGGCCAATGTGCATGCCGACCTCCTAGGCTTCGCGCGCGAGCGCATGCGCCGGCTGGTCGCGATGTTCGGCGAGGTGAGCGAGCCCCTGCACGCGCTGTCGACCGGCGAGCTTGCCGCGATGGCCTGGCTGGTGGAGCGGGCGAGCCAGCGCGCGATGCTCGACGGCGAGGCCCTCGCCGCCCGCGTGCTCGATCTCGATTTCGAGACCCTGCTCGCCGGTCCGGAGGAAACCCTCGCACGGGTCGCGGCCCATTTCGAGCTCGGCGCGGACGCGGCGGCGGTCCGGCGCGCCGTCACGGGCCCCGTCATGAGCCGCTATTCCAAGGCGCCGGGCCAGAGCTACTCGGCCCGGGTGCGCGCCGAGCGCCTCGATGCCGCGCGCGCCGCGCACGGGACCGAGATCGCGCGAGGCCTGTCCTGGCTGGAGCGCATGGGCGAGAAAGCGCCCCTCGCCGGGCGCATCGCGTCTGCATTCTTCTGA
- a CDS encoding twin-arginine translocase TatA/TatE family subunit, whose translation MAPHWTGLLIVAILLLLLFGGRGKISSLMGDFAKGITAFRKGLKDEDADKEKSAEESGRLSRDSATGESERTSKAAGERTGSNS comes from the coding sequence ATGGCGCCGCACTGGACCGGTTTGCTGATCGTGGCGATCCTGCTGCTCCTGCTGTTCGGCGGGCGCGGCAAGATTTCCTCCCTCATGGGCGATTTCGCCAAGGGCATCACGGCCTTCCGCAAGGGGCTGAAGGACGAGGACGCCGACAAGGAGAAGTCCGCCGAGGAGTCCGGCCGCCTGTCGCGCGATAGCGCCACCGGCGAGAGCGAGCGCACGAGCAAGGCCGCCGGCGAGCGCACGGGCTCGAACTCCTGA
- the tatB gene encoding Sec-independent protein translocase protein TatB, producing MNPGIGIPELIIIAILALVVVGPKELPLMMRKLGRFVGQARAMARDFQRSFDELGREAEMEELKREIQALKSANPVGDVTREIKAAEAELRDLSHDRPHPRAGTLSDADRKIIEAKQRAAKEATAKAEAGDREERAVAEETARMLPRETEDSRAKSS from the coding sequence ATGAATCCGGGCATCGGCATTCCCGAGCTCATCATCATCGCCATCCTCGCCCTCGTCGTCGTGGGGCCGAAGGAGCTGCCGCTGATGATGCGCAAGCTCGGCCGCTTCGTCGGCCAGGCCCGGGCGATGGCGCGCGACTTCCAGCGCAGTTTCGACGAACTCGGCCGCGAGGCGGAGATGGAGGAGCTCAAGCGCGAGATCCAGGCGCTGAAGAGCGCCAATCCGGTCGGCGACGTGACGCGCGAGATCAAGGCCGCCGAAGCCGAGCTGCGCGACCTCTCCCATGACCGCCCGCATCCGCGCGCCGGCACGCTGTCGGATGCCGACCGCAAGATCATCGAGGCCAAGCAGCGCGCCGCGAAGGAGGCCACCGCCAAGGCCGAGGCCGGCGACCGGGAAGAGCGCGCCGTGGCCGAGGAGACCGCGCGCATGCTGCCGCGCGAGACCGAAGACAGCCGCGCGAAATCCTCATGA
- the tatC gene encoding twin-arginine translocase subunit TatC — MSETTEDEIEASRAPLMDHLIELRGRLIVALIAIALGFAVCFVFAETIYNILLVPFEDASRRLRGDDLELQLIFTAPLEFFFVKLKLALFGAIIVAFPVIAYQVWAFVRPGLYKNERLAFAPFLIASPVLFAAGMAFVYYVILPFIMGFALGQEQPGGDGRAQIQLLTRVSEYLNLVTTLILAFGVSFQLPVLLSLLGKVGILTSKQLVSWWRFAVVGIAAFAAFVTPPDPISQLFLGAAMLGLYGLSIVAVKLVEPRDREDGEA; from the coding sequence ATGAGCGAAACGACCGAAGACGAGATCGAGGCGAGCCGCGCGCCGCTGATGGACCACCTCATCGAGCTGCGCGGCCGGCTGATCGTGGCGCTGATCGCGATCGCGCTCGGCTTCGCGGTCTGCTTCGTCTTCGCCGAGACGATCTACAACATCCTGCTGGTGCCCTTCGAGGACGCCTCGCGGCGGCTGCGCGGGGACGATCTGGAACTCCAGCTCATCTTCACCGCGCCGCTCGAATTCTTCTTCGTGAAGCTGAAGCTCGCCCTGTTCGGCGCGATCATCGTGGCCTTCCCGGTCATCGCCTACCAGGTCTGGGCCTTCGTGCGTCCGGGCCTGTACAAGAACGAACGCCTCGCCTTCGCGCCCTTCCTCATCGCCTCCCCGGTCCTGTTCGCGGCCGGCATGGCGTTCGTCTATTACGTCATCCTGCCCTTCATCATGGGCTTCGCGCTCGGCCAGGAACAGCCGGGCGGCGACGGGCGCGCGCAGATCCAGCTGCTCACCCGCGTGAGCGAGTATCTCAATCTCGTCACCACGCTGATCCTCGCCTTCGGGGTGAGCTTCCAGCTGCCCGTCCTGCTCTCCCTGCTCGGCAAGGTGGGCATCCTCACCTCGAAGCAGCTCGTGTCCTGGTGGCGCTTCGCGGTCGTCGGCATCGCGGCGTTTGCCGCCTTCGTCACCCCGCCCGACCCGATCAGCCAGCTCTTCCTCGGCGCGGCGATGCTGGGCCTGTACGGGCTCTCCATCGTCGCGGTGAAGCTCGTCGAGCCCAGGGATCGCGAGGACGGCGAGGCCTGA
- the xth gene encoding exodeoxyribonuclease III, with amino-acid sequence MSLTVTSWNVNSIKARLPNVLEWLKENKPDVACLQELKCQDENVPRMELEDLGYNVETVGQKSYNGVALLSRFAIEEVALRALPALDGLGEDDDQARYIEAVVAAGTGPVRVACLYAPNGNPAPGPKFDYKLAWLKRLNAHAAKLLKLEEPVILAGDYNVIPRDVDVHEPEKWKEDALFLPESRDALYAIRWLGYADAFEQADGRAHQYTFWDYQGGAWARGHGIRIDHLLLSPKAADALEGVEIDKAARGKEKASDHAPITATFEL; translated from the coding sequence ATGAGCCTCACCGTCACCTCGTGGAACGTCAACTCGATCAAGGCCCGCCTGCCCAACGTGCTGGAGTGGCTGAAGGAGAACAAGCCCGATGTGGCCTGCCTCCAGGAATTAAAGTGCCAGGACGAGAACGTCCCGCGCATGGAACTCGAAGATTTGGGCTATAACGTGGAGACGGTGGGCCAGAAGTCCTACAATGGCGTCGCGCTGCTCTCGCGCTTCGCCATCGAGGAGGTCGCGCTGCGCGCCCTGCCCGCGCTCGACGGCCTCGGCGAGGACGACGATCAGGCGCGATACATCGAGGCGGTGGTGGCCGCCGGGACGGGGCCGGTGCGCGTGGCCTGCCTCTACGCGCCCAACGGCAATCCGGCGCCGGGACCGAAGTTCGACTACAAGCTCGCCTGGCTGAAGCGCCTGAACGCGCACGCCGCGAAGCTCCTGAAGCTCGAGGAGCCCGTGATCCTGGCCGGCGACTACAACGTCATCCCGCGCGATGTGGACGTGCACGAGCCGGAGAAGTGGAAGGAGGACGCGCTCTTCCTGCCAGAAAGCCGCGACGCGCTCTACGCGATCCGCTGGCTCGGCTATGCCGATGCGTTCGAACAGGCCGACGGACGCGCCCACCAGTACACGTTCTGGGACTATCAGGGCGGGGCCTGGGCGCGCGGTCACGGCATCCGCATCGACCACCTGCTCCTGAGCCCGAAGGCGGCCGACGCGCTCGAAGGCGTGGAGATCGACAAGGCCGCCCGCGGCAAGGAGAAGGCCTCCGACCACGCCCCGATCACGGCGACGTTCGAGCTGTGA
- a CDS encoding VOC family protein, whose protein sequence is MTGTGRLTLVSYLVRDYDEAIAWFTGKLGFVLLEDEVRSPTKRWVRIGPPGGGAQLLLARASGPGQEVQIGRAAGGRVAFFLETQDFHGDHARMTSEGVRFLEAPRHESYGWVAVFEDLYANRWDLLEARA, encoded by the coding sequence GTGACAGGGACCGGACGCCTCACTCTCGTCAGCTATCTGGTTCGCGACTATGACGAGGCGATCGCATGGTTCACCGGGAAGCTCGGCTTCGTGCTTCTCGAGGATGAGGTCCGTTCGCCGACGAAGCGCTGGGTCCGCATCGGTCCGCCGGGCGGCGGCGCCCAGCTCCTGCTCGCCCGCGCCTCGGGTCCCGGGCAGGAGGTCCAGATCGGAAGAGCCGCCGGGGGCCGTGTTGCCTTCTTCCTGGAAACACAAGACTTTCACGGCGACCATGCGCGCATGACGTCCGAAGGCGTGCGCTTCCTGGAAGCGCCGCGCCATGAGAGTTACGGCTGGGTCGCCGTCTTCGAGGACCTGTACGCCAATCGCTGGGATCTGCTTGAAGCGCGCGCATGA
- a CDS encoding DUF3137 domain-containing protein produces MRSPDEAYHALEPWLEEREARRKAAVRRFVLGAVVALVAAVALGGGLALLAMPDAVVAIAAIAGALLAMGWGSAPLRALHREIKHGLNTRLAAAFGLSYAPEPASPARFDSFREHGLVPACDRRSFEDHFAGHAHGARFELYEAHLKQKRRSKNRTYYVTVFRGVLIRIAFPRTIEGVTLVTRDKGIFNALEGWTKKTFSGRGLERVGLVDPDFERYFEVYATDQVMSRYLLTPSFMERLLKLEATLQGKKIRCVFDEALGAGDGEGELLIAAETGDRFEPGSMFSPLADRARVDTLHAEIAEIDAIIATVLEPAKLDERPS; encoded by the coding sequence ATGCGCTCGCCCGATGAAGCCTATCACGCGCTTGAGCCCTGGCTCGAGGAGCGCGAGGCGCGCCGCAAGGCGGCGGTGCGCCGATTCGTCCTCGGCGCGGTCGTCGCGCTCGTCGCGGCGGTCGCGCTCGGCGGGGGGCTGGCGCTTCTGGCCATGCCGGATGCGGTCGTGGCCATCGCCGCGATCGCCGGCGCCCTCCTCGCCATGGGGTGGGGTTCCGCGCCGCTGCGCGCGCTCCACAGGGAGATCAAGCACGGCCTCAACACCCGCCTGGCGGCCGCCTTCGGGCTGAGCTACGCGCCGGAACCGGCCTCGCCGGCGCGCTTCGACAGCTTCCGCGAGCACGGGCTCGTTCCCGCTTGCGACCGGCGCAGCTTCGAGGACCATTTCGCCGGACACGCGCACGGCGCGCGCTTCGAACTCTACGAGGCGCACCTGAAGCAGAAGCGGCGCTCGAAGAACCGGACCTATTACGTCACGGTGTTTCGCGGCGTCCTGATCCGCATCGCCTTCCCCCGCACCATCGAGGGGGTGACGCTGGTGACGCGCGACAAGGGGATATTCAACGCGCTCGAGGGCTGGACGAAGAAGACCTTCTCAGGCCGCGGCCTGGAGCGCGTCGGCCTCGTCGATCCGGACTTCGAGAGGTATTTCGAGGTCTATGCCACCGACCAGGTGATGAGCCGCTACCTGCTCACGCCTAGCTTCATGGAGCGCCTCCTGAAGCTGGAGGCGACGCTCCAGGGCAAGAAGATCCGCTGCGTGTTCGACGAGGCGCTGGGAGCGGGCGATGGCGAGGGCGAACTCCTGATCGCGGCGGAGACCGGCGACCGCTTCGAGCCGGGCTCGATGTTCTCGCCCCTGGCCGACCGGGCCCGCGTGGATACCCTGCACGCTGAAATCGCCGAGATCGACGCGATCATCGCGACCGTACTGGAACCGGCGAAGCTGGACGAGCGCCCCTCTTGA
- a CDS encoding DUF2497 domain-containing protein, whose amino-acid sequence MANAEQEPTMEEILASIRRIINEDEDEAKPAEAEAAPEPVEEPEPESEDEVEFDAEPEFAEDESEPAEDDVLELTDRVEDETAGTDPISIADDLMIVDREEEEMQAEPEEEPEPEPEPAPRPQAKPAASAPAEEEELLGEVQASAASSAFAALSGALKVSSDQGLTLEGIVRELLRPMLKQWLDENLPAIVEEKVEAEIERVARRRR is encoded by the coding sequence ATGGCCAACGCCGAACAAGAACCGACGATGGAGGAGATTCTCGCCTCCATCCGCAGGATCATCAACGAAGATGAAGACGAGGCGAAGCCCGCAGAGGCCGAGGCCGCGCCGGAGCCCGTCGAGGAGCCCGAACCCGAGTCCGAAGACGAGGTCGAGTTCGACGCCGAGCCCGAGTTCGCCGAGGACGAATCGGAGCCCGCAGAGGACGACGTGCTCGAACTCACCGACCGGGTCGAGGACGAGACGGCCGGCACCGATCCGATCTCCATCGCCGACGACCTCATGATCGTCGACCGCGAGGAGGAGGAAATGCAGGCCGAGCCCGAGGAAGAGCCCGAGCCCGAGCCCGAACCCGCCCCGCGCCCGCAGGCGAAGCCCGCCGCGTCCGCCCCGGCCGAGGAAGAGGAACTGCTCGGAGAGGTCCAGGCCTCCGCCGCCTCCAGCGCGTTCGCCGCGCTGTCCGGCGCGCTGAAGGTCTCCTCCGACCAGGGCCTGACGCTGGAAGGCATCGTGCGCGAGCTTCTGCGTCCGATGCTCAAGCAGTGGCTCGACGAGAACCTGCCCGCGATCGTCGAGGAGAAGGTCGAGGCCGAGATCGAGCGCGTCGCCCGCCGCCGCCGCTAG
- a CDS encoding TolC family outer membrane protein produces MKRVLLCAAAMISLTVSAPAAAQTLEESLAAAYQSNPVLAAERAQLRQTDEGYYQARSAALPSLSASASVSETERWGGGTNPFFQNQDGTAGYQVNASQALYRGGRTSGAVDAALARIEAGRMQLRATEQDILVDAVTAHTTVIRDQEIVAIRRNNVEVLARQLDAARDRFEVGEITRTDVAQAEARLSGAQAQLSAAQAQLAASRANYERVVGIAPQTLVAPGGLPELPQTLADAAEIALAANPQLLAAQYAEIAAAEQVQVARGSRLPEVSLSATASDSRRSDFSGDVDGTATVRAQVSVPLFTGGLNASRVREALAAEDQARLRVVEARRQVVEGITTTWNNLLAARAVIESSREAVRANEIAFEGVEQEAFVGLRTTLDVLNAEQELLNSRLELVRAERDLFVASYNLLQAMGVLDVERLGLPVEPYAPGTPERGRVPNLDLTPWN; encoded by the coding sequence ATGAAGAGGGTTCTCCTGTGCGCGGCGGCGATGATCTCGCTGACCGTTTCCGCCCCGGCCGCGGCCCAGACGCTGGAGGAAAGCCTCGCGGCCGCCTATCAGTCCAACCCCGTCCTGGCGGCAGAGCGCGCCCAGCTGCGCCAGACCGACGAAGGGTATTACCAGGCCCGCTCCGCGGCGCTGCCGAGCCTGTCGGCGTCGGCCTCGGTGTCGGAGACCGAGCGCTGGGGCGGCGGGACCAATCCGTTCTTCCAGAACCAGGACGGCACGGCCGGCTACCAGGTCAATGCCAGCCAGGCGCTTTATCGCGGCGGGCGCACGTCGGGGGCCGTCGACGCCGCGCTCGCCCGCATCGAGGCCGGGCGCATGCAGTTGCGCGCCACAGAGCAGGACATACTCGTCGATGCGGTGACCGCGCACACCACGGTGATCCGCGACCAGGAGATCGTCGCGATCCGGCGCAACAATGTCGAGGTGCTCGCCCGCCAGCTCGACGCGGCGCGCGACCGCTTCGAGGTCGGCGAGATCACCCGCACCGACGTGGCCCAGGCCGAGGCGCGCCTGTCGGGTGCCCAGGCCCAGCTCTCCGCCGCCCAGGCCCAGCTGGCCGCCTCGCGCGCCAATTACGAGCGCGTGGTGGGCATCGCGCCGCAGACGCTGGTCGCGCCCGGCGGCCTGCCCGAATTGCCCCAGACCCTCGCCGATGCGGCCGAGATCGCCCTCGCGGCCAACCCCCAGCTGCTCGCCGCGCAATATGCCGAGATCGCCGCCGCCGAGCAGGTCCAGGTCGCACGCGGCAGCCGCCTGCCCGAGGTCTCGCTGTCGGCCACGGCCTCCGACAGCCGGCGCTCGGATTTCAGCGGCGATGTCGATGGTACCGCGACGGTGCGCGCCCAGGTCTCGGTGCCGCTCTTCACCGGCGGTCTGAACGCGAGCCGCGTGCGCGAGGCCCTCGCGGCCGAGGACCAGGCCCGCCTGCGGGTCGTCGAAGCCCGCCGCCAGGTCGTGGAAGGCATCACCACAACCTGGAACAACCTGCTCGCCGCCCGTGCCGTGATCGAATCAAGCCGCGAGGCGGTGCGCGCCAACGAGATCGCCTTCGAGGGCGTGGAGCAGGAGGCCTTCGTCGGGCTTCGCACGACGCTCGACGTGCTCAACGCCGAGCAGGAACTCCTGAACTCGCGTCTGGAACTCGTGCGGGCCGAGCGCGACCTCTTCGTGGCGAGCTATAACCTGTTGCAGGCCATGGGGGTTTTGGACGTCGAACGGCTTGGCCTGCCGGTCGAACCCTATGCACCCGGCACTCCCGAGCGGGGCCGGGTTCCTAACCTGGATTTAACGCCCTGGAACTAG